Genomic DNA from Nitratidesulfovibrio vulgaris str. Hildenborough:
TCCATCGACCCCTTCATCGACATCCTGATGATGGAGGTCATCTCGCTGGACTACTGCGAGACGGTGATGGCGGCAGCAGGCAGGGCCGCCCATCATGCGCTGGAGGACGCCCTTCGCAACCCCGCGGGCTACGTCTGCACCATCGAAGGTGCCATTCCCACCCGCAAGGGCGGGGTCTACGGGCAGGTCGGTGGCGAGACCATGCTCTCGCTGTTCAGCCGGGTGGCGAGCGGGGCCAAGGCTGTCATCGCCATGGGCACATGTGCGAGCTTCGGCGGCATACAGGCAGCCGCCCCCAACCCTTCGGGAGCCATCGGCGTACGCGAAGCCCTTGCCCCGTTCGGCATCCAGCCCATCAACATCGCAGGATGCCCCCCCAACCCGGTGAACTACATAGGTACCGTCGTCCATCTGCTCACCAAGGGCATGCCCGAACTCGACAGTGCCGGTAGGCCGAAGATGTTCTACGGCACGACCGTGCACGACCAGTGTGAAAGACGGAAGCACTTCAACGCCGACGAGTTCGCCCCCGGCTTCGAATCGAAGGAGGCACGTGAAGGCTGGTGCCTGCACAAGCTGGGATGTCGAGGGCCCTACACCTACAACAACTGCCCGACAGCCCAGTTCAATCAGGTCAACTGGCCGGTCAGGGCTGGAGCCCCTTGCATTGGCTGCAGCGAACCCGGCTTCTGGGACGCGCTGGCCCCCTTCAACAAAGATGTCCGCCAGAAGAGCGACAAGGCCTAAGGAGGCATCAGCATGACGGCTAAAGCATTCACAGGGCCCATCACCATAGACCCCATCACGCGCATCGAGGGGCACCTCAAGATCGATGTGGATGTCAAGGACGGCAAGGTCGCCAACGCATGGTCCAGCGCCCAGTTGTTCAGA
This window encodes:
- a CDS encoding hydrogenase small subunit encodes the protein MSYTTRIPAKLLARQAEDGRMTRREFMKFCGIVAVAMGMGPGFAPAVAEALQAKGRPSVVYMHGAECTGCTEGLLRSIDPFIDILMMEVISLDYCETVMAAAGRAAHHALEDALRNPAGYVCTIEGAIPTRKGGVYGQVGGETMLSLFSRVASGAKAVIAMGTCASFGGIQAAAPNPSGAIGVREALAPFGIQPINIAGCPPNPVNYIGTVVHLLTKGMPELDSAGRPKMFYGTTVHDQCERRKHFNADEFAPGFESKEAREGWCLHKLGCRGPYTYNNCPTAQFNQVNWPVRAGAPCIGCSEPGFWDALAPFNKDVRQKSDKA